From Pseudobdellovibrio exovorus JSS, a single genomic window includes:
- a CDS encoding monovalent cation:proton antiporter-2 (CPA2) family protein has protein sequence MANNSHELVQVVTLLGAAVIAVPFFKRIGLGSVLGYLAAGLIIGPFGLRLFDNPSAILHVAELGVVMFLFVIGLEMQPSHLWSMRKDIFGLGSAQIAVCTAALTLIGMAFGFSPVVSFISGMGFVLTSTAIVFQILAEKGEIGMSHGQKMVSILLFEDLLIVPLLALVAFLSPQHTSNGIHWDGIFIAIAAMAGVIAAGIWLLNPFFRMLARARAREVLTAAALLVVLGTALLMQVSGLSMAMGAFLAGVLLSESSFRHQIEADIEPFRGILLGLFFIGVGMSLDLNVVSNNIPLIVAGVLAMMIGKALCIYLVARFMGSSHSESLDRAILMAQGGEFAFVLYAAAAQAGVINQEVNANMTTIVVLSMVLTPIVVILMKRFMPKPTLSLEGVDLPQDLSGCTLVIGFGRFGQVASQLLLARDISVTIIDSDAERIRNARNFGFQIYYGDGTRLDVLRASGAEKAGLIAVCVDDPKVANKIVELVKHEFPEAKILVRAYDRIHARELALAGVDFHVRELFESALVFGQEALRVAEVPEDEILAVAEDIRRRDRERFEAEISNGNAESGRGFMHSNLPKPTPLVEPKREAVVLNPEDTEDSSK, from the coding sequence ATGGCCAACAATTCACATGAACTCGTTCAAGTCGTCACCCTGTTGGGTGCAGCCGTTATCGCTGTGCCTTTTTTCAAACGTATCGGTTTAGGTTCCGTTTTAGGATACCTTGCTGCCGGACTTATCATCGGTCCTTTTGGATTGCGGCTTTTTGATAATCCCAGTGCCATCTTGCATGTGGCCGAACTCGGTGTGGTGATGTTCCTGTTCGTCATCGGATTAGAGATGCAGCCGTCACATCTATGGAGCATGCGCAAAGATATCTTTGGCCTAGGCTCAGCTCAAATCGCCGTTTGTACGGCGGCGCTGACTTTGATCGGAATGGCTTTTGGATTTTCCCCTGTGGTGTCGTTTATCAGCGGAATGGGTTTTGTTCTGACCTCCACAGCTATCGTGTTTCAGATTTTAGCCGAAAAAGGTGAAATCGGAATGTCACACGGCCAGAAAATGGTTTCTATTTTGTTATTTGAAGACCTGCTCATCGTGCCACTACTCGCGCTCGTGGCCTTTCTTTCCCCACAACACACATCGAACGGCATACACTGGGATGGCATCTTTATCGCCATCGCCGCTATGGCCGGAGTTATCGCCGCAGGGATTTGGTTACTGAATCCTTTTTTTCGTATGCTCGCACGCGCCCGCGCAAGAGAAGTTCTAACAGCGGCAGCTCTGCTTGTGGTTTTAGGGACTGCACTTTTAATGCAAGTCAGTGGTCTTTCCATGGCGATGGGCGCCTTCTTAGCCGGAGTCTTACTTTCCGAATCCTCTTTCCGTCATCAAATCGAAGCCGATATTGAACCCTTCCGTGGAATTTTATTAGGACTGTTCTTTATCGGTGTGGGTATGTCTTTAGATTTGAATGTCGTCAGTAATAACATCCCTCTGATTGTGGCGGGTGTTCTTGCCATGATGATCGGAAAAGCACTTTGCATTTATTTAGTCGCGCGCTTTATGGGAAGCTCGCACAGTGAGTCCTTGGACCGCGCGATCTTGATGGCTCAAGGTGGTGAGTTCGCTTTCGTCCTCTATGCCGCTGCCGCTCAGGCCGGAGTTATCAATCAAGAAGTGAATGCCAATATGACCACCATCGTGGTGCTCTCTATGGTGTTAACGCCGATTGTGGTGATTTTGATGAAACGATTTATGCCAAAACCGACATTGTCGCTAGAAGGAGTCGATCTACCGCAAGATCTCTCTGGCTGCACTTTGGTGATTGGATTCGGACGATTCGGGCAAGTGGCCAGTCAGTTATTGCTCGCCCGCGATATCAGCGTGACGATCATCGACAGTGATGCCGAACGTATCCGCAACGCGCGCAATTTTGGTTTTCAAATTTACTATGGCGATGGAACACGCCTAGATGTCCTACGCGCCTCGGGGGCTGAAAAAGCCGGCCTGATCGCCGTCTGTGTAGATGATCCCAAAGTAGCGAATAAAATCGTCGAGCTGGTTAAACACGAATTCCCTGAAGCCAAAATTTTGGTGCGTGCTTACGATCGTATTCACGCCCGCGAATTGGCCCTCGCCGGAGTCGACTTCCACGTGCGCGAACTTTTCGAATCAGCCTTAGTCTTTGGGCAAGAGGCTCTGCGCGTAGCGGAAGTTCCTGAGGACGAGATCTTAGCTGTCGCCGAAGATATCCGCCGCCGTGATCGTGAACGCTTTGAAGCTGAAATCTCGAATGGCAATGCCGAATCTGGTCGCGGCTTTATGCACAGCAATTTACCGAAGCCGACTCCGTTGGTCGAACCGAAACGTGAAGCCGTGGTGTTAAATCCCGAGGATACAGAAGACAGTTCGAAATAA
- a CDS encoding DEAD/DEAH box helicase, with translation MKFEKYPLAPELQQNLIDNGYFRTTDIQYKAIPAIMNGEDVLAIAQTGSGKTAAFAIPIINHIHNTKTNRSSNWVSCLIMVPTRELAKQIGEVFAKLCKHTRASSYAIYGGVEQDAQINQLDGGVDIVIATPGRMFDLISQRKLNISSVSILVLDEADHMLDLGFIEDIENVKRILRQRHQTLFFSATINPRIKKLAYSQISSNALRIQVSPENMVSKNVTHSVVKVEMDQKRHLLVNFIKANPEAKCIIFVRTQVRAERVLAHLAKNDITAVSIHGGMEQTEREKNLESFRNQPIGWLIATDVTARGIDLPTISHVINYDLPDEPENYVHRIGRTGRGFAKGDAISFYSFEEREKLAAIEEFIATPINQLKVHKEHLEEAIKIDDSFSIADMIAAEEALMGPPRKKKKKK, from the coding sequence ATGAAATTTGAAAAATACCCCTTAGCACCTGAGTTGCAGCAGAATCTGATTGATAACGGCTATTTCCGTACAACCGATATTCAGTATAAGGCCATTCCAGCCATTATGAATGGTGAGGATGTCTTAGCTATCGCTCAAACAGGCAGTGGTAAAACGGCGGCTTTTGCAATTCCGATCATCAATCATATTCATAATACGAAAACTAATCGCAGCAGTAATTGGGTCAGTTGTCTGATCATGGTGCCAACACGTGAGTTGGCGAAACAAATCGGTGAGGTTTTTGCGAAACTCTGTAAACATACGCGTGCTTCCAGCTACGCCATCTATGGTGGAGTCGAGCAGGATGCACAGATCAATCAATTAGATGGCGGCGTTGATATCGTGATTGCAACTCCGGGGCGTATGTTTGATTTAATCAGCCAAAGAAAACTCAACATCAGCAGTGTCAGCATCTTGGTTCTAGATGAAGCCGATCATATGTTGGATTTAGGTTTCATTGAGGATATCGAAAATGTGAAAAGAATATTGCGTCAACGACATCAGACGCTCTTCTTTTCCGCGACGATAAATCCCCGTATTAAAAAGTTAGCTTACTCGCAGATCAGCTCGAATGCTTTGCGTATTCAAGTGTCTCCGGAAAATATGGTTTCTAAAAATGTGACCCACTCGGTAGTTAAAGTCGAAATGGATCAAAAGCGTCACTTACTTGTGAACTTTATCAAGGCAAACCCTGAAGCGAAATGTATTATCTTCGTGCGCACACAGGTGCGTGCCGAACGTGTTCTAGCTCATTTGGCTAAAAATGACATCACAGCGGTGAGCATTCACGGTGGGATGGAGCAAACCGAGCGAGAAAAGAATTTAGAATCTTTTAGAAATCAACCTATTGGATGGTTAATTGCAACAGATGTGACCGCGCGGGGAATTGATCTACCAACGATTTCTCATGTTATTAACTACGATCTTCCTGACGAGCCTGAAAACTACGTCCATCGCATTGGACGGACAGGGCGCGGTTTTGCCAAAGGGGACGCGATATCATTTTATAGCTTTGAAGAGCGCGAAAAGTTAGCGGCTATTGAAGAGTTTATTGCAACGCCGATCAATCAACTCAAAGTTCATAAAGAACACTTAGAAGAAGCTATTAAGATTGATGACAGTTTTTCGATAGCAGATATGATTGCTGCAGAAGAGGCCTTGATGGGGCCTCCTCGCAAAAAGAAAAAGAAGAAATAA
- a CDS encoding copper chaperone PCu(A)C, which translates to MKTAIYMLLPLLLLNTKIATAKTTAKADANPITVEGAYIYKPLQGSRATAGYGTFKNTGKDDITIAIVSLDGFKAVELHETVSEDGMMKMKKVDSFVVKKGGSFELKPGGNHIMLFDANKEFKEGETLNVVFKNGDKQFSLPFELKARDKKPEQKNPHAHH; encoded by the coding sequence ATGAAAACCGCCATCTATATGCTGTTACCTTTGCTTTTGCTCAACACAAAAATAGCCACTGCGAAAACGACAGCTAAAGCTGACGCCAATCCTATCACGGTTGAAGGGGCCTATATTTACAAACCCTTACAAGGGTCTAGAGCCACAGCCGGCTATGGTACATTTAAAAACACAGGTAAAGACGATATCACGATTGCCATTGTCAGCTTAGATGGCTTCAAAGCGGTTGAGTTACACGAAACTGTTTCTGAAGATGGCATGATGAAAATGAAAAAAGTGGATAGCTTTGTCGTTAAAAAAGGGGGCTCATTCGAGTTGAAACCCGGTGGAAATCACATCATGTTGTTTGACGCAAATAAAGAGTTCAAAGAAGGTGAAACTCTAAACGTGGTTTTCAAAAACGGCGACAAGCAGTTTTCTTTACCATTCGAGCTTAAAGCACGCGACAAGAAGCCCGAACAGAAAAATCCTCACGCTCATCACTAG
- a CDS encoding SCO family protein, with protein MTQTKKSPLSVFLKVLSITALVFSLVIGGFIFYINYTPAIGGDFDLTYRNQDWKFSEQAKDLNLLYIGYAKCPDICPMALSYAGYAFKNLTPAELEKVQLLFLSVDRDNDLPDDVANYAAQFFPTFLGLSGSSREQIDKTVSLFQASYMVEENEKSYLGYSIAHTDKLYFLNKKGIVIHTIQSPRSSESIIETIKENL; from the coding sequence GTGACACAAACGAAGAAATCCCCCCTCTCTGTCTTTTTAAAAGTCCTCAGTATCACAGCCCTTGTTTTCAGTCTGGTCATCGGTGGCTTTATTTTCTACATCAACTACACACCAGCCATCGGTGGCGACTTTGACCTGACCTATCGCAACCAAGACTGGAAATTTTCGGAACAGGCGAAAGATCTGAATCTGCTTTATATTGGCTATGCAAAATGTCCTGATATCTGCCCGATGGCCTTAAGCTATGCCGGTTATGCCTTTAAAAATCTCACTCCTGCCGAGCTAGAAAAAGTTCAGTTGTTATTCCTCAGTGTCGATCGCGATAACGACTTACCAGATGATGTCGCCAACTATGCCGCCCAGTTTTTTCCTACATTTCTAGGGCTGAGTGGTTCTTCGCGTGAACAAATTGATAAGACAGTTTCATTATTCCAAGCTAGCTATATGGTGGAAGAAAATGAAAAATCCTATTTGGGATATTCGATTGCTCACACCGATAAGCTTTATTTTTTAAATAAAAAAGGCATTGTGATTCACACAATCCAAAGTCCCCGCTCTTCAGAATCTATTATCGAAACTATTAAGGAGAACCTATGA
- a CDS encoding MBL fold metallo-hydrolase → MKTKIDSFTVSRVLHAGYLFRAAGESILMDPVFETPFSHNCYPFPAVQFIESELAKIQVDAIFISHVHDDHLCFKSLNRIQRHIPIYLYAEEPIYFQMLKQLGFENVFRLDVDQPVKIGKHFQVTPRLALDPQVDSLFHIQIDDFNILNVVDSWVDPKALQQMQDVKQWDLVLWPFQTMREVQVLSPNRTSREKEIPEEWGEILKELNPRYTVPSSCQFIHEPWSWYNSALFPISYREFKTWLSDLLPQTTYLRVDPAQSFIVSHAQVQEVEPLSWLRRLDQSSTQHELDYQYDPNHAPTPLGKIADQLLPLSLTERQFILDYCQSELVDLLAQKSESLGCLVQDQCLWKLVLHESSENGKPNKYEFLYSISETTVTLEKDQNKSEVTWLTEIPIQKLYSSLTTGETLTSLYIRINDIIFSDPIEKALQEIDILEDPLIRILFDGKSHRYHEQQLKDLGLS, encoded by the coding sequence ATGAAGACTAAAATAGACTCCTTTACTGTTTCTCGTGTTTTGCATGCGGGCTATCTTTTTCGTGCAGCAGGCGAGTCTATTCTGATGGACCCAGTTTTTGAAACTCCTTTTAGTCATAATTGCTACCCATTTCCGGCAGTGCAATTTATTGAAAGTGAGCTGGCAAAAATTCAGGTGGATGCGATTTTTATTTCCCATGTGCATGATGACCATCTGTGTTTTAAAAGCTTAAACCGTATTCAGCGCCATATACCGATCTATCTTTACGCCGAAGAGCCGATTTATTTCCAGATGCTTAAGCAGCTTGGATTTGAAAATGTTTTTCGTCTTGATGTCGATCAGCCAGTGAAGATTGGAAAGCATTTTCAAGTGACACCCAGATTAGCCCTTGATCCTCAAGTGGACAGCCTTTTTCACATTCAGATAGATGATTTTAATATCCTAAATGTAGTCGACAGTTGGGTGGACCCAAAGGCCCTTCAGCAAATGCAGGATGTGAAGCAGTGGGATCTGGTGCTGTGGCCGTTTCAGACCATGCGCGAGGTTCAGGTCCTGAGTCCAAATAGAACGTCACGCGAAAAAGAAATTCCAGAGGAATGGGGTGAAATTTTAAAAGAATTAAATCCTCGTTACACAGTGCCGAGTTCTTGCCAGTTTATCCACGAGCCATGGTCATGGTATAACAGCGCTTTATTTCCCATTAGTTATCGTGAGTTTAAAACGTGGCTGTCAGATTTACTCCCGCAAACAACGTATCTACGCGTCGACCCCGCGCAGAGTTTTATTGTTTCGCACGCGCAAGTTCAAGAGGTGGAGCCGTTGTCGTGGCTCCGGCGTCTAGATCAAAGCTCAACACAGCACGAGTTAGATTATCAGTATGATCCAAATCATGCACCGACCCCGTTAGGAAAAATTGCAGATCAGTTGCTCCCGCTCTCTTTGACTGAACGTCAATTTATTTTGGACTACTGTCAAAGTGAGCTAGTGGACTTGCTCGCGCAGAAAAGTGAAAGCTTGGGATGTCTTGTCCAAGACCAGTGCCTATGGAAACTGGTGCTGCATGAATCTTCTGAAAATGGGAAACCAAATAAATATGAATTCTTATATTCGATTTCAGAAACAACAGTCACACTAGAAAAAGATCAGAATAAGTCTGAAGTGACATGGTTAACTGAAATTCCTATACAGAAGTTGTATTCATCCCTCACAACAGGGGAAACGCTCACTTCCTTGTATATAAGAATCAATGATATCATTTTTTCCGATCCGATAGAAAAAGCTCTGCAAGAAATTGATATTTTAGAAGACCCCTTGATTCGTATTTTATTTGATGGAAAATCTCATCGTTATCACGAGCAACAGTTGAAAGATCTTGGCTTGTCTTAA
- a CDS encoding LysR family transcriptional regulator, giving the protein MDIRDLELFIAVADTLNFRAAADNLNLTQPPLTRAIAKLEHELGVKLFERSTRKVELTPAGMTLLKEAQDIIERIHDLKNSVKEVAKLKRGHLKIGITSAALHSAAIKSIWKFKEEQPYCDVNIIEGPVDAHIRNLRKGKLDIAILQAPAVPEKEMPHLILEQEPLGILVYQGHPLQKRKSIKLQDLEGETLIMHDPKEVEGFHRAVKNLFSESRVKVQFYYRQKNENCGLLAASGKGLLLTTNALAKFALPGITLVPIENNKARMSIAAYWINEDGNIALRSFLNFLRNQDFIKSPKSACLMSLANW; this is encoded by the coding sequence ATGGACATACGTGACCTAGAACTTTTCATTGCCGTGGCAGATACCTTAAATTTTAGAGCCGCAGCTGATAATCTTAATCTGACGCAGCCTCCGTTAACTCGTGCGATTGCAAAACTAGAGCATGAACTCGGAGTTAAGCTTTTCGAGCGAAGTACACGCAAAGTTGAATTGACTCCAGCCGGTATGACGTTGTTAAAAGAAGCCCAAGATATCATTGAGCGCATCCACGACCTAAAAAACAGTGTAAAAGAAGTTGCTAAGCTAAAACGTGGACACTTAAAAATAGGTATTACATCCGCCGCATTGCACTCTGCCGCGATTAAATCGATTTGGAAGTTTAAAGAAGAACAACCCTATTGCGATGTAAATATAATAGAAGGCCCCGTGGACGCACACATTCGCAATCTACGAAAAGGCAAACTGGATATTGCCATCTTACAAGCTCCCGCGGTTCCCGAAAAAGAAATGCCTCATTTGATTTTAGAACAAGAACCTCTGGGAATTCTTGTTTATCAGGGACATCCCTTACAAAAAAGAAAATCTATAAAATTACAAGACCTCGAAGGTGAAACGCTGATTATGCATGATCCCAAAGAAGTGGAAGGGTTTCATCGTGCGGTAAAAAATCTATTCTCAGAGTCTCGCGTAAAAGTTCAATTTTATTATCGACAGAAAAACGAAAACTGTGGATTGCTAGCCGCCTCAGGAAAGGGCCTGCTACTTACCACCAATGCTTTAGCTAAATTTGCCTTACCTGGAATAACTTTAGTTCCCATTGAAAATAATAAAGCCCGTATGAGTATCGCGGCCTATTGGATCAATGAAGATGGAAATATTGCTCTTCGGTCTTTTTTAAATTTTTTAAGAAATCAAGACTTCATCAAATCACCAAAGTCAGCTTGCTTGATGAGTCTTGCTAATTGGTAG